The Candidatus Bathyarchaeia archaeon genome segment CTGGCCCGTCAACTCCCCCACGTTCAACCTAGCCAAAGGGCCGACGCGGTACAAGCCCTCCAGGTAACCTAAATCCTTCAAGTAGGGATACTTTACGTAGGAGTGGGCCATGGAGGTTTCAGCGACGTAATCCAGATATGTGGATGCGTCGAATTCGTATCGGGTTTTCCCATCGGGGCCTATGACCCTTAAACCTCCATCATACAACTCATGGAACCCGTTTTTATGAGTCGCCAAGTAGCATGTTTCATGGGGCTGGAACTCCAAAACCCAACTCTTCTCCATCAAATCGAAGAAGAGATCTGCCAACTTCTTAGATGACTCCAAGGCCGCGGCGGATTGTTGAATTAACCCATCCCGGGTTTCCGGCGACATAGGAGCCGACATCCCCCCAGGAATGGCTGTTAAGGGGTGGACACCTCTACCCCCAACCGCCTCAGTGATCTCAACGCCAAATTTCCTCAGTGTTAGAGCGGATTCCACAACCTCTGGATGGGCCTTCGCCAACGTGAAGAGGTTCCTCTCCCCCAAGCTTACGTAGTCTGGCAAGGCTAGGATGGTTAGATGTAAGGCGTGGCTGTTGATGAACTGCCCTAGCAGGAGGAGCCTCCTGAGGAGGAGCGCGGGTTCAGGGATTTTTGGGCAATCCCACGCCGACTCTACGGCCTTCACCGAGGCCAAGTGATGCGCCACAGGGCATACCCCACATATCCTCTCCGTGATCCTAGGCGCTTCCTCCGCGGGCTTTCCGTGTAGAAATTTCTCGAAAAACCGGGGGGGCTCAACGATGTGTAGAAACACATTTTTCACCAGGCCTTCTTTAACTTCAATGACCACCTTACCGTGGCCCTCAACCCGTGTAACCGGCTCGATAATCACTCTCCCATTCATTTATTTCTTCAACCTCCTTTGAAGCCTCGACAGCGCAGAGGCGCCGTAAGTATATCGGTGGAATATCCCCGCGTGGGTCCTCAACTCATAGGTGCCGATCCTTTCGTGGGCCGTTGCGGAGACCGCGTCCAGCATGGCCAATCCCTGATCCCAACTCGTGTCTGAAGGCCCTCTACAGCCGTCGCATGGAACCATCCTCCCTGGGCATCGGGCTTTGCATCCGCCCCGTGTGGCCGGGCCTAGGCATAGGTATCCTTGCTCCAGGAGGCATCGACCTGGCTCCGGTCTTTCATGTACCCGTTTTAACCTCGCCTCGAAAACCCCCCGCCTCTCAAGATCGCATTCATCGCATACATGCTTCTCGGTTAGATGGGGCTCCTCACCCTCAAGCAAGCTTGTGACCGTGGCGAATATCTCATCCGACTCCGGGGGACAGCCCGGAATCATGTAGTCAACTTTCACCACCTCGGAGATGGGGAGGACGAATTCTAGGGGTTTAGGCACATCCTTATATGGTATGACACCTCCAACTGTTGACGCTGTCTCCAAGTAAACAGATTTCAAAGCCTCTTGTATGGGCGTAGGGTTGATAAGGGATGGGACACCTCCGAGGCACGCGCATGAACCGAACGCCACTACGAGGCCTGAGGCTTCTCTCACCTTTCTCAACGTTTCTTGGTCGTGGTCTGTTCTCACAGCTCCCTCCACTAAGGCGATGTCCACGCTTCTGGGAAGCTCCTTTTCATCCATCAAGATCTGCGAATAGACTAGGCTCACTTTCCCAGGCAACTCCAATATGCGGTGGTGTAGGTTCAACAGCTCCACATGGCATCCGGCGTCGGACATCAAGCTAACGGTCATCAACCTTTTCAACTCGAATCCTCCTCAAAGGATTTGGCCCCAGCTTCAATACCCTTTCGTACAACTCCTTCATAGACTCGGCGAATTTATCTGGCATGCCCGCTGACATGAAGTACATTTCCAAGCGGTCGCCTCCAACCCCTATCTCGTCCAACAGCCTCTTCAGCCTTAACACCCTTCTCTCAGCCCTCAGGTTTCCGTTGATGTAGTGACATCCGTCCTTTAAGCAACCAGTCACAGCGATGCCGTCTGCCCCCATCTGGAAGGCCCTCAACACATGTAAGAGGTCGACGCGGCCTGAGCATGGGACCCTCACAATGCGAACGCTAGGTGGGTAGCTTAGCTTTGATGTTCCAGCGATGTCCGCCGCTTCGTAGGAGCACCACCAGCAGGCAAAGCATAGGATGGTAGGTTCAAAGCTGTTTCCCAACGTAGCTAACCTCCCAACACAGCTTCAACCATGGCTTCGATTTGTCCGTCCCTGAAGTGGCGAAGCTGCATCGCGCCCTCAGGGCATTCGGCGGCGCATATCCCACATCCTTTGCAAGCCGCCTCGACGACATGGGCTTTCCCATCCTTCAACTCCACCGCGTTATAGGGGCAGAGAGCGATGCAGGCCCCGCATGCGATACAAACCTCCTCATCTACTTGGGCCTTGGCCAAGTCAACTTCAACAGCGCCCTTCAATAAGAGGGTAGCGGCCCTAGCGGCCGCCGCGGCCGCTTGGGTGACGGATTGCCGTATATCCTTCGGGCCCTGACACGCCCCACAGATGTATACGCCGTCGATTCTCGTGTCAACGGGAGCGAGTTTAGGATGCAACTCGGAGAAAAAACCATCCGGGCTTAACGTAAGCTTCATCACCCGGGCTAGAGCTTCAGCTCCCATACTCGGCGTGAGCGCCGCTGATAGGACGATCAGGTCCGTGTTGACAGTAACTGAGCCGCCGTTAACCGTGGTTATGGACGCAGTTAAGCCTTCCCCGTTTCCCTTTACCTCCTGCAGTTTACCCCTGAGAAACCTTACTCCAAGCCTTTTACACTCCTCAAAGTATTGTTCGTAGCCCTTTCCAGCCAGCCTTAGGTCTTCATAGCACACTGTTACCTCGGTTTCAGGATGGTTTTCCATGATTTGCTTCGCGTGTTTTAAAGCGATCATGCAACAAATCTTCCCGCAATAAGGATAGTAATCTGGATCCCGTGCTCCCGCGCATTGAACCATCAACAATCTTCTTGCAGGTTTTCTGTTCGACGGTTTGAGGATCCTCCCCTCAAAAGGGCCTGTCGGGTCTAGCATGCGGGCGAGCTGTGACTGGGTTACCACGTCTGGATAAACCCCGTACCCGTATAAGCCGCTCGGCTTAAATTCCTGGAAGCCCGTCGCCACGATGACACACCCCACTGTTAAATCAAACTCAACTGGTTTCTCATCCAAGTTAACGGCGTTCAAAGGGCATGCGTCGACGCATTTACCACACTTAGTACAGGCCTTTCCATCTACGAGGTACGCGTGGGGGATACATTGCATAAAAGGAATGTATATAGCCTTCCTAGAACTTAAGCCTTCGTTAAACTCGTCGGGGACCTCCACCGGGCAGATGTCCTCACACCTACCGCATGAGACGCAAACATTGGAGTCCACGTACCGTGGGTTAACCCTGATCCTCGCCTTAAAAGACCCAACGTGGCCGGAGAAATCCTCCAGCTCAGCATTGGTGTAAACCTTCAGGTTTGGAGACTCTCTTACTGTAGACCTGTACAGGCACTTTCGATGCGTTTCCCCCACACTAGCCGCGGAGCAGACGCCACAGTCTTCTGTGGGAAACGTTGAGGCCAGCTTAGCCGCTTGACCGCCTAGGGTTGGAGACTTTTCAATTAAATAGGTTTCGAAGCCTAGGTCCGCTATGGCTAACGCGGCCTGAACGCCTGCCAATCCACCCCCGATGACGAGCGCTGAAGGGGTTATGTTAACCTTCATAAACCCTATTTCCTCAAGCTGTTTAGCTCTTTCCACTGCCGCCCTGACGAGAAACCGAGCCTTCTCCGTGGCCTTTTTAGGCTCATGGTAATGGGCCCATGAGCATTGCTCCCTGATGTTGGCTACCTCCAGCAGAAAAGGGTTTAAACCTGCTTCCTGCAATAGCCTTTTAAAGGTGGGTTCGTGAAGCTTTGGGGAGCAAGATGCGACGACAACGCGGCTTAGCTCATGGGCTTTAATCGCCTCTTTGATGATCTTCTGCCCCTCCTCCGAGCATAGAAACTCGTAGTCCACCGCATATACGACTCCTTCTAAGCCTTTGGCATACTCGCTGACGGCTTTAACGTCCACAGCCTTAGCGATATTCATCCCACAATGGCATACGAAGACTCCTACCCTCTCCCCTGTCAAGGCGAGGTTTCCCCTTTTAATCCGTGTTGAAACTCTTCGAGATCTTGGAGGAATTTATCCACTTCTCCCCCGGCATAACAGTAGACGCCGAGTTTTTTCCCGTTTAAACCCAAGTCTTCCATCAGCTTCTCCAACACCTTGAATCTAGCCCTCAACCTCTCAGCCTTCTCCCCCAAATAGCTTTCCTCAACCTTACAGCCTAACACCAGCACACCGGCGGCTCCCCGGTCTATAGCGTATAACACATGCTCCGTGGACAGCATGTTCACGCATGGCAAGAAGATGGGCGTGAACTCGGCGGAGTATGTTTTTCTATGGAATCCCACGTTGTCGAGGAGCGTGTACACGCATTCACCGCAGCAGAAGGCTATGATCGGCGAGTCAGAATCCCCAGCTCTCCCAGATAGAGCGGCCGCGATTTCGAGGCTCAGCCTTCTGGACGAGTAGCTGGGGATTTCCAGCGCTTTGTTAGGGCAGGCCATGACGCATACGCCGCAACCCCAGCAGGCGAGGAAGTCGATTTGAGGCTTCCCTTCCACTATGGTGATTGCCTTCTGGGGGCATGTGGCAGCGCAGATACCGCAGCCGCCGCATCTCACTTCGACCCACTCCGGGTTGAGGGTACGCCTTTCCTTAAGGCTTTTTAAATGGCTGATCGCTCTAAGGGCGGAGGCCCACGCCTGCTCTACAGATTCAGGTATATCCTTCGGCCCCTGACAGTACCCAGCCAAGTATACTCCGGGGACGCTTGATTCCACGACCCCTATCTTGCCGTCGGCTTCTTGGAAGAACCCTGTCTTATCCAAGGCGAGGCCTAGGGCCTTCGCCAGACGGTCAATCCCTTCGCTGGGCCTTCCGCCGCATGAGAGCACAACCATATCGCTGAGCAGGACATCTTGATCACCTGTCTCAGGGTTTTGATACTTCACCTCCATCTTTCCATCCGGTTTTCTGGATACTCTGATTAACTCTCCGAGCACGAAGTTTACCTGAAACCTATACTTGCTCCTATCATAGTATTCTTCGAAGCCCTTACCGCCGGCCCTAACATCCTTATAGAGGATGGTAACGTCGATCTCTGGGTCCTGTTCAACCTTAATTAAAGTAGCGTGCTTGATGGCGGCCATGGTACAGTACCTAGAGCAATCTGGAAACACGGTTGGATCTCTAGACCCGACGCATTGAACCATCAACACTGATTTAGGCTTCACGCCGTCTGAAATCCTGACCAACTTTCCCTGGGTTGGTCCTGAAGGATCTAAGATCCTCGCCAGTTGAAACTGCGTAATCACATCGCCTTTTCCTTCTTTAACTCCGTACTTCTCCTCCTCAGCGGGGTTGTATTCTTTGAAACCCGTGGCGATGATGATGGCGCCCACATCCAATGTTATCAACTGGGGTTTATCGTCGAAATTAGGAGCATTGGTTGGGCAAACCTTCTCGCATACTCGGCATATGCCCTTCTGGAAGTATAGGCAGTGTTCAGTGTCGATAAGACATTTTTTAGGAACCGCCTGAGGATATGGGATGTATATGGCTTTCCGAAACCCTAACCCGCCATTCCACTCGTTTTCAACCTTCACCGGGCACTTCTCTGCGCACATCCCACATCCAGTACACTTCTCGAAATCAACATACCGAGGCTTTTTTTCGACGGTCACCCTGAATCCGTTCGGCATCCTCTTCACCTCCCTGACCTCTGAGTACGTTAACAAGTTGATGTTCGGATGCGCTCGGACTTCGGCCATTTTCGGTCCGAGAATGCAGATGGCGCAGTCATCGGTGGGATAGGTCTTCACCAGCAAAGCCATCTTCCCCCCGATGGTCGGGGTGTTCTCGACAAGGTGCACCCTCACATCCTTATTAGCCAGCTCCAACGCAGCTTGAATCCCAGCGACTCCCCCACCGATAACCAACGCCTCGTTAAACGGCTTCGCCTTAACCCTCTGGGCGGGCCTAGCGCCCTTAACCCTTTCCACCGCGGCGCTCAACATTCTCTCAGCCTTAATTAAAGCCTTTTTTCCATCTTCTTGATGGGGCCACACACAATGCTCCCTCAATGCTACCACTTCAACAAAAGCTGGATCCAGTCCAGCCTCACTAATCGCCGCGTTGATTAAAGGCCCGATTAAACGCTTCGAGCACGCTGCGACCACCACACTACTGGGCTTATCCTTTTTAACCCAGGCCTTCAACTGTTCTAGACCCCGCGGCGTACAGAGGGCATCGTGGATCCGACAGGTTTCCACATCGCTTCTCCGCGTCGAAAACTCCTTTAACTTGTACAGGTCCAATACATCAGGGAGGATTCCGCCGCAACGGCACAGATGTAGGGAAGGCAACACCTCATCACTTTCAAATGAAAGTCCTAATTTATGTTGGAATGAATTTAAAAATTTATCGGCGTTAATCAATCTTTACACCTACGCCTAAAAGAAGAGCGGAAGAGGAGTGCCGTCCTTTCATCGCGGATCGGTTCTCGCGGCTCGCTGAAAGATCCTGATAGCCACCTATAGACGTGGCGAGTACTTCAGGCCGTGAGCCAGCCTTTCGAGTTAAATTAA includes the following:
- a CDS encoding hydrogenase iron-sulfur subunit, translating into MPSLHLCRCGGILPDVLDLYKLKEFSTRRSDVETCRIHDALCTPRGLEQLKAWVKKDKPSSVVVAACSKRLIGPLINAAISEAGLDPAFVEVVALREHCVWPHQEDGKKALIKAERMLSAAVERVKGARPAQRVKAKPFNEALVIGGGVAGIQAALELANKDVRVHLVENTPTIGGKMALLVKTYPTDDCAICILGPKMAEVRAHPNINLLTYSEVREVKRMPNGFRVTVEKKPRYVDFEKCTGCGMCAEKCPVKVENEWNGGLGFRKAIYIPYPQAVPKKCLIDTEHCLYFQKGICRVCEKVCPTNAPNFDDKPQLITLDVGAIIIATGFKEYNPAEEEKYGVKEGKGDVITQFQLARILDPSGPTQGKLVRISDGVKPKSVLMVQCVGSRDPTVFPDCSRYCTMAAIKHATLIKVEQDPEIDVTILYKDVRAGGKGFEEYYDRSKYRFQVNFVLGELIRVSRKPDGKMEVKYQNPETGDQDVLLSDMVVLSCGGRPSEGIDRLAKALGLALDKTGFFQEADGKIGVVESSVPGVYLAGYCQGPKDIPESVEQAWASALRAISHLKSLKERRTLNPEWVEVRCGGCGICAATCPQKAITIVEGKPQIDFLACWGCGVCVMACPNKALEIPSYSSRRLSLEIAAALSGRAGDSDSPIIAFCCGECVYTLLDNVGFHRKTYSAEFTPIFLPCVNMLSTEHVLYAIDRGAAGVLVLGCKVEESYLGEKAERLRARFKVLEKLMEDLGLNGKKLGVYCYAGGEVDKFLQDLEEFQHGLKGETSP
- a CDS encoding CoB--CoM heterodisulfide reductase iron-sulfur subunit A family protein; the protein is MTGERVGVFVCHCGMNIAKAVDVKAVSEYAKGLEGVVYAVDYEFLCSEEGQKIIKEAIKAHELSRVVVASCSPKLHEPTFKRLLQEAGLNPFLLEVANIREQCSWAHYHEPKKATEKARFLVRAAVERAKQLEEIGFMKVNITPSALVIGGGLAGVQAALAIADLGFETYLIEKSPTLGGQAAKLASTFPTEDCGVCSAASVGETHRKCLYRSTVRESPNLKVYTNAELEDFSGHVGSFKARIRVNPRYVDSNVCVSCGRCEDICPVEVPDEFNEGLSSRKAIYIPFMQCIPHAYLVDGKACTKCGKCVDACPLNAVNLDEKPVEFDLTVGCVIVATGFQEFKPSGLYGYGVYPDVVTQSQLARMLDPTGPFEGRILKPSNRKPARRLLMVQCAGARDPDYYPYCGKICCMIALKHAKQIMENHPETEVTVCYEDLRLAGKGYEQYFEECKRLGVRFLRGKLQEVKGNGEGLTASITTVNGGSVTVNTDLIVLSAALTPSMGAEALARVMKLTLSPDGFFSELHPKLAPVDTRIDGVYICGACQGPKDIRQSVTQAAAAAARAATLLLKGAVEVDLAKAQVDEEVCIACGACIALCPYNAVELKDGKAHVVEAACKGCGICAAECPEGAMQLRHFRDGQIEAMVEAVLGG
- a CDS encoding Ni/Fe hydrogenase subunit alpha; protein product: MNGRVIIEPVTRVEGHGKVVIEVKEGLVKNVFLHIVEPPRFFEKFLHGKPAEEAPRITERICGVCPVAHHLASVKAVESAWDCPKIPEPALLLRRLLLLGQFINSHALHLTILALPDYVSLGERNLFTLAKAHPEVVESALTLRKFGVEITEAVGGRGVHPLTAIPGGMSAPMSPETRDGLIQQSAAALESSKKLADLFFDLMEKSWVLEFQPHETCYLATHKNGFHELYDGGLRVIGPDGKTRYEFDASTYLDYVAETSMAHSYVKYPYLKDLGYLEGLYRVGPLARLNVGELTGQVSKAMLNRYRSMFGNPAHNSFAYNLARSMELVDAVEAADRILRDEKIIDLDVRCEVEARAGVGVGVVEAPRGTLIHHYECDGRGLIEKANLIVATCQNVPSMERDVKAMVESNSDLLRSGDVRQLAWKIETLIRAYDPCISCATHLVEVKVS
- a CDS encoding hydrogenase iron-sulfur subunit — translated: MGNSFEPTILCFACWWCSYEAADIAGTSKLSYPPSVRIVRVPCSGRVDLLHVLRAFQMGADGIAVTGCLKDGCHYINGNLRAERRVLRLKRLLDEIGVGGDRLEMYFMSAGMPDKFAESMKELYERVLKLGPNPLRRIRVEKVDDR
- a CDS encoding F420-nonreducing hydrogenase, with amino-acid sequence MKRLMTVSLMSDAGCHVELLNLHHRILELPGKVSLVYSQILMDEKELPRSVDIALVEGAVRTDHDQETLRKVREASGLVVAFGSCACLGGVPSLINPTPIQEALKSVYLETASTVGGVIPYKDVPKPLEFVLPISEVVKVDYMIPGCPPESDEIFATVTSLLEGEEPHLTEKHVCDECDLERRGVFEARLKRVHERPEPGRCLLEQGYLCLGPATRGGCKARCPGRMVPCDGCRGPSDTSWDQGLAMLDAVSATAHERIGTYELRTHAGIFHRYTYGASALSRLQRRLKK